One part of the Truepera radiovictrix DSM 17093 genome encodes these proteins:
- the trpC gene encoding indole-3-glycerol phosphate synthase TrpC, with protein MKAFTPSDAPAGALAGDALAEALPAPLGAEQAAAVPGVLGRIAAERVAAYAGADVPLQELSVPQRPPFAAALRAPGLSLIAEVKRKSPSQGEIAPLEPAAAASAYARGGAAAISVLTEPAHFGGALEHLEAVAKAVSLPLLRKDFTVHPAQLVEARRAGASAALLIVAVLGALTGPYLRFTEALGLDALVEVHSERELELALAVGAQLIGVNNRDLTTLQIDLATAPRLMARARASGFTGLLVAESGYRDVAELDAVRDLADAVLIGSSVAGSGDLSGAVRRFVAAGGVGG; from the coding sequence TTGAAGGCTTTCACACCTTCTGACGCGCCCGCTGGCGCGCTCGCCGGTGACGCGCTCGCCGAGGCGCTCCCCGCGCCCCTCGGCGCCGAGCAGGCGGCGGCGGTGCCGGGTGTGCTCGGCCGCATCGCGGCGGAGCGGGTGGCGGCCTACGCGGGCGCGGACGTGCCGCTGCAGGAGCTCAGCGTCCCGCAGCGCCCCCCCTTCGCGGCGGCGCTGCGCGCGCCCGGCCTGAGCCTCATCGCCGAGGTCAAGCGCAAGAGCCCGTCACAAGGGGAGATCGCCCCGCTCGAGCCCGCCGCGGCGGCGTCCGCGTACGCCCGCGGCGGCGCGGCGGCTATAAGCGTCCTCACCGAACCCGCGCACTTCGGCGGCGCGCTCGAGCACCTGGAGGCGGTCGCCAAGGCCGTCTCGCTGCCGCTGTTGCGCAAGGACTTCACCGTGCACCCCGCGCAGCTCGTCGAGGCGCGGCGCGCCGGCGCGAGCGCCGCGCTCCTCATCGTGGCCGTCTTGGGGGCGCTGACGGGGCCGTACCTGCGCTTTACCGAGGCGCTCGGCCTAGACGCCCTCGTCGAGGTGCATAGCGAGCGCGAGCTCGAGCTTGCCTTGGCGGTGGGCGCGCAGCTCATCGGGGTGAATAACCGCGACCTCACGACCCTGCAGATCGACCTCGCGACCGCCCCCAGGCTGATGGCGCGGGCGCGCGCGTCGGGGTTTACGGGGCTCCTGGTCGCCGAGTCGGGCTACCGCGACGTGGCTGAGCTGGACGCCGTGCGCGACCTCGCCGACGCCGTGCTGATCGGCAGCAGCGTGGCGGGGAGCGGCGACCTCTCGGGGGCGGTGCGCCGCTTCGTGGCGGCGGGTGGCGTCGGTGGCTAG
- a CDS encoding translocation/assembly module TamB domain-containing protein, with translation MAYERPHPATQPTERRRTRRALVVVLTLATLLLSLYALPLLPPVRAWLLGLAQDAASRTGFTVRFERSAGNLWHGLTLSGVRVTGPGVDAELERVALGYALGALPTGTLPLGLELSGVRGDLHVGALADALRAETGAPRGPLRVTPVLRRAEVADVALTVDGTPLDVADLRLTDLTVQQRGERVAFGAALTAGEDPEREARASVRGSGTLAPLTLEADVHADVALARPFFDGLEGGTLAGTVRVDEGGATGELRLEGGAVTLAGIELEGVSGPVRLRGRALEAELSGRALGGPLSGTAAVDLEAQRWEAAVTGDAALAEAAAWLAAGRAPLSPEALGELLGLSGRADVALTASGWQDVTLSGTAVGAGALRGAPLRDLRVDFGFETATGARASATGRLGGAPFRFSLTPADEGFWVRASGAGLPLAAGVAADLELDLTGGEAGLTGGAALALESEALGREAQLELRAQADGDTWRLQASGADGQGARLAGEATLAGEALTGALSVSALELPGVAAPVDATLRADGPLGALPLTLELAGDSGVRLGAGGVTLADDLSGSARATLAGTTLEGLTGRFGPLALTGALDLAGRAGELAYTLEPTPLAGRAAGRVGVRGGTLTLADGELTARGTLQGAGLRGAGVTLPTLDAPFTVTLGGDAPSATLRDPAQGVALELGAGRLRGAFEGTPVGALGETFAVTGTLEAALGALTDTLALDLRASAPGTQLTVTGDAAQLGLELAAEAGATLAGRTLGAPLTLAGEGSLRAGRAALAGALGAVGLELAVRPDAAGALQADATLRDGESALRARLGGEGAQPGDWTTDGTLPLGGLGEALGLPLTGRVQTDLARRGGVLTGRAALEGEAFGVPVTGSAAGAGDALELAGAAEAFGQALRLTGRAVPAEGGRESLLDATLQLGDGGVLELRGPVGALAVTGAGETPALSRAGLTVAPQPWRVTGDLGEGRLALTLGASRLSAQRDATGTWALRGAIDQTAQLAGQPVTLRAELSGAGTRYEGAGTLELAAQRLPLRFAGEGGAARATLELRAFELAALTPATGTASGTVRLSTPATGEALYEVDVRASGDALGAPFDLTVRADPAAGVRATGTLAGAPFALRGPLPTGPWTLSAADPRVPFDLEATLSVGEAARLTGAGTLQGEALELRAQLDPAGGEGGLEASWGAASLTGTLAGAATGGAPRVQGRLDAPAGLPGLPLRGPVSAEVRLEGAPERLALHLEAAAGENTLELGGTVALGEDEGRAELEGRLAVPAAGAPLALRVTPLETGHLAALRQEDLELRAVLARDLTPQRVRLEGSLERAVALPEAPLALALTSNLVWQAGRGFEGAATLDAALAGGASSPRAHLALTGEGALTLEGALELGAARALVSAALAAEPWRNRALVGRLELTAPLHDLVPAWPGEPATLAGTLALSGTLDDPQLAGPLSLTGALSAAGSLEADLGGGRLQLLGPGLSVAASATRSNYNLTLSADALDLAAALPLEAASLSGALRVAGRFGEAPRAHLTDLRLVSGDSQLSGRARWDGPRGASAALELDARLSDLDPAWRGRLAGPLRLEASGAADGALAAALELTGAGPATGAWTLGGALELTGTLADPALQLELTGAGEATGSVSLTAAPQRGRFALTSDLGLGALQTDLSVVATPALTAQGTARVGDFGVRLHEVAGELVLVGEDRLAGWRAALEPRTTALSLRGPLEALTPTVSGDLELTGTLFGAEARGRVRDVRAPGLELGDLELALAGTQLRLFGAPLEAAATLSGALPWRLERLELPLGDLTLRATGAGDRRAGALEGVLALGQGGAPELPLSAVYGEDGFGLRARGDLPGGTLSARAQTDGTAWEGAVTLTGGPVEVAGALSGPLGAPRLAGRATPAAGAPFALAGTFDVSPQGAALEAELSAAPLEAPLTLTGSGFPLDLRLGTPARPEEALQVTLQGGALQAQGSLRLGVGPAEVRLGAREEGLALTVAAPAAPGLALTSTLPRELSAWGALGSGVRFVGAESTEGSLLLRPAEREAEAQGLRWTAPAGALELTGALALENGGPVGELSGRFVGLSGAPLPWLAALELPFKLTLDGDAAALVSTGPAGTLAAEGDLGAGEVTLRSDLALGEGRLGAELRYARARGPEGTLEVAALPVARAGDETVLLSGAAELNPSGAAGELTLAFAGGRLGASGALGWARALPAGLTRALLPEADDVLDASLRLERFQLAAVPWVARRLPYLEAPVSGVAQLRPGQVVGQLTAPDLRAGATPLPMTAEFNGSFSRLALRAELAGSRLNATYDARGGGRGVVAGLATLEGFPLGALAEAALGEAQVVAAATGAARFEVPLDDPAASYVRVASERLTLRRAESGVAAPASTSAPAIALTGPAPRGPVTEGDVALRFEGGALFVERAEFRGDGFWRAQGQLTPEALDFTLEAEAADFTPILSLFPQLAAFDVGARGSLDLRAAGSPSAPDITLLSPALELNLAGSSYRALNTAATLSGGALGLRADLIGVSPIGGALVVQGSGQVSLSPFVASNVALRFAGSAAIPTVGTVSEVRGRLFPQAGLRDWQLEAQGVLGNPFTVTGSLTPLDLTLQGQGLDVRAERLFLARSDTDLNLNLRAEGGAFVVSGSAFAREAQLSLAARGGAPDAGPTAADDETAGEEVGEAARAAPPDAEVLSATGTVSPLTTSGETDALALRSSLATPDLNGAQLELPRVAPDLTDPTVPDPATPLGAGLEAGPRTPNPVLQRVRFEGLTVRAPREVLFAEAFGSAELSVDLTVTGTAAQPRLAGEARALRGTVRFSGQDFVLTQGLALFDPAQGAFPTLALEAQASFDKNRALGVQTSAEFVAPPGPTFEVTLAVTGGFEENLAGRTVLELEPTLTSNAQLQEGAAAPRALTETELVSLLTLGRLQLGTTLTGAGGVAGSVAETALDTAVDLLVLSELQSALGEAIGVDLFEIRTTSLSTLLDGQLADPFGVSVRVGGYLGDNLFASLLVGSANDPTQAYALSNEFSVRYVLDPLELNLSGGVNLLGRTNLTAVTDFNLSLAYNLSPLVSLDAALETSTQTSRTRVGFGVSFTW, from the coding sequence ATGGCCTACGAACGCCCGCACCCCGCCACGCAGCCCACCGAGCGCCGCCGCACGCGGCGCGCGCTCGTGGTCGTGTTGACGCTTGCCACGCTCCTCTTGAGCCTCTACGCGCTGCCGCTCCTACCGCCGGTGCGCGCGTGGCTGCTCGGGCTGGCGCAAGACGCCGCTAGCCGCACGGGCTTTACGGTGCGCTTCGAAAGGAGCGCCGGCAACCTCTGGCACGGCCTGACGCTCTCGGGGGTGCGGGTGACGGGGCCGGGCGTCGACGCCGAATTGGAGCGCGTGGCGCTCGGCTACGCGCTGGGCGCGCTCCCGACGGGCACCCTGCCGCTCGGGCTCGAGCTCTCGGGGGTGCGCGGCGACCTGCACGTCGGCGCGCTCGCGGACGCGCTGCGCGCGGAGACGGGCGCCCCGCGGGGGCCGCTGCGCGTCACCCCCGTGCTGCGCCGGGCCGAGGTCGCCGACGTCGCGCTCACCGTCGACGGTACCCCGCTGGACGTCGCCGACCTGCGCCTCACGGACCTGACGGTGCAGCAGCGGGGGGAGAGGGTCGCGTTCGGCGCCGCGCTCACCGCGGGGGAGGACCCCGAGCGCGAGGCGCGCGCGTCGGTGCGGGGCAGCGGGACGCTCGCCCCGCTCACCCTCGAGGCCGACGTGCACGCCGACGTCGCGCTCGCTCGGCCCTTTTTCGACGGCCTTGAGGGGGGCACGCTCGCCGGCACCGTGCGCGTCGACGAGGGGGGGGCGACGGGCGAGCTGAGGCTGGAGGGCGGCGCGGTGACGCTCGCCGGGATCGAGCTCGAGGGGGTCTCGGGGCCGGTGCGGCTGCGCGGCCGGGCGCTCGAGGCCGAGCTCAGCGGCCGCGCGCTCGGCGGGCCGCTTTCGGGCACCGCCGCGGTGGACCTAGAGGCGCAGCGCTGGGAGGCGGCGGTGACGGGCGACGCCGCCCTCGCGGAGGCCGCCGCGTGGCTCGCCGCGGGGCGCGCGCCCCTCTCGCCGGAGGCCCTCGGCGAGCTGCTCGGCCTCTCGGGCCGCGCCGACGTGGCGCTCACCGCGAGCGGTTGGCAGGACGTGACCCTCTCGGGCACCGCGGTAGGCGCGGGGGCGCTGCGCGGCGCGCCCCTGCGCGACCTGCGGGTCGACTTCGGCTTTGAAACGGCCACGGGAGCCCGCGCGTCGGCGACGGGGCGCCTCGGCGGGGCGCCCTTTCGCTTCTCGCTCACCCCCGCCGACGAGGGCTTCTGGGTGCGGGCGAGCGGCGCCGGGCTGCCGCTCGCGGCGGGCGTGGCGGCCGACCTGGAGCTCGACCTCACGGGCGGCGAGGCGGGGCTGACGGGGGGCGCCGCGCTCGCGCTCGAAAGCGAGGCGCTCGGGCGCGAGGCGCAGCTCGAGCTGCGCGCCCAAGCCGACGGGGACACCTGGCGCCTCCAGGCGAGCGGCGCCGACGGGCAGGGGGCACGCCTCGCGGGCGAGGCGACGCTCGCGGGCGAGGCCCTCACGGGCGCGCTGAGCGTCTCAGCGCTCGAGCTGCCCGGCGTGGCCGCTCCAGTCGACGCCACCCTGCGCGCCGACGGCCCCCTGGGGGCGCTCCCCCTCACCCTCGAGCTCGCGGGCGACAGCGGCGTGCGCTTGGGCGCGGGGGGCGTCACGCTGGCCGACGACCTCTCCGGGAGCGCGCGCGCGACCCTCGCCGGGACGACCCTGGAGGGCCTCACCGGCCGCTTCGGCCCGCTCGCGCTCACCGGCGCGCTCGACCTCGCGGGGCGCGCGGGCGAACTCGCCTACACCCTCGAGCCCACCCCCCTTGCGGGGCGCGCGGCGGGGCGCGTCGGCGTCCGGGGGGGGACCCTGACCCTCGCGGACGGCGAGCTTACGGCGCGCGGCACCCTCCAGGGCGCGGGGCTAAGGGGCGCGGGCGTGACGCTCCCCACGCTCGACGCGCCCTTCACCGTGACGCTCGGGGGGGACGCGCCCAGCGCCACCTTGCGCGACCCCGCGCAGGGCGTGGCGCTCGAGCTGGGGGCGGGGCGGCTCCGCGGCGCGTTCGAGGGGACCCCCGTCGGTGCGCTCGGCGAGACCTTCGCCGTCACCGGGACCCTGGAGGCGGCGTTGGGGGCGCTCACCGACACCCTGGCGCTCGACCTCCGGGCGAGCGCTCCCGGCACCCAGCTCACCGTCACGGGCGACGCGGCGCAGCTCGGGCTCGAGCTCGCGGCCGAAGCGGGCGCGACGCTCGCGGGGCGCACCCTCGGGGCGCCCCTGACGCTCGCGGGCGAGGGCTCCTTGCGGGCGGGGCGCGCGGCCCTCGCGGGCGCGCTCGGCGCGGTCGGGCTCGAGCTCGCGGTGCGCCCGGACGCGGCGGGCGCGCTCCAGGCCGACGCCACGCTGCGCGACGGCGAGAGCGCCCTGCGCGCCCGCCTCGGCGGGGAGGGCGCGCAGCCCGGCGACTGGACGACCGACGGGACGCTCCCCCTCGGGGGGCTCGGCGAGGCGCTCGGGCTGCCGCTGACGGGGCGGGTGCAGACCGACCTGGCGCGGCGCGGCGGGGTGCTGACGGGGCGGGCGGCCCTCGAGGGCGAAGCCTTCGGGGTCCCCGTAACGGGCAGCGCGGCGGGCGCGGGGGACGCGCTCGAGCTCGCCGGGGCGGCCGAGGCGTTCGGCCAGGCGCTCCGCCTCACCGGCCGCGCCGTCCCCGCCGAGGGGGGGCGTGAGAGCCTCCTGGACGCCACGCTGCAGCTCGGCGACGGGGGCGTCCTCGAGCTCCGCGGCCCCGTCGGCGCCCTCGCCGTCACGGGGGCGGGCGAGACGCCCGCGCTCAGCCGCGCGGGGCTCACCGTCGCGCCCCAACCCTGGCGCGTGACCGGCGACCTCGGCGAGGGGAGGCTCGCGCTGACGCTCGGCGCCTCGCGCCTCAGCGCTCAGCGGGACGCGACGGGGACGTGGGCGCTGCGGGGCGCGATCGACCAGACGGCGCAGCTCGCGGGGCAGCCCGTGACCCTCCGCGCCGAGCTGAGCGGCGCGGGGACGCGCTACGAGGGCGCCGGCACCCTCGAGCTCGCCGCGCAGCGGTTGCCGCTGCGCTTCGCGGGCGAGGGGGGCGCGGCGCGCGCGACCCTCGAGCTCCGCGCCTTTGAGCTCGCCGCGCTCACCCCCGCCACCGGCACCGCGTCGGGCACCGTGCGCCTCAGCACCCCCGCCACCGGCGAGGCGCTCTACGAGGTCGACGTGCGCGCATCGGGCGACGCCCTGGGGGCGCCCTTCGACCTGACGGTCCGCGCCGACCCCGCGGCGGGGGTGCGGGCCACCGGCACGCTCGCGGGGGCGCCTTTCGCCCTGCGCGGCCCCCTGCCGACCGGCCCCTGGACGCTGAGCGCGGCCGACCCGCGCGTCCCCTTCGACCTGGAGGCGACCCTGAGCGTCGGGGAGGCCGCTCGGCTCACCGGCGCCGGCACCCTCCAGGGGGAGGCGCTCGAGCTGCGCGCGCAGCTCGACCCCGCCGGGGGGGAGGGCGGCCTCGAGGCGTCGTGGGGGGCGGCCTCCCTCACCGGCACGCTGGCTGGCGCGGCCACGGGGGGCGCGCCGCGCGTGCAGGGGCGCCTGGACGCGCCTGCTGGCCTCCCCGGCCTGCCGCTGCGGGGCCCCGTCAGTGCCGAGGTGCGGCTCGAGGGGGCGCCGGAACGCTTGGCACTTCACTTAGAGGCCGCCGCGGGCGAGAACACCCTCGAGCTCGGGGGCACCGTCGCGCTGGGCGAGGACGAGGGGCGCGCCGAGCTCGAGGGCCGCCTCGCCGTCCCGGCGGCGGGCGCGCCCCTCGCGCTCCGCGTCACCCCCCTCGAGACGGGGCACCTCGCCGCCCTGAGGCAAGAGGACCTCGAGCTGCGCGCCGTGCTCGCGCGCGACCTGACGCCGCAGCGCGTGCGGCTCGAGGGGTCGCTCGAGCGCGCCGTGGCGCTTCCGGAAGCGCCCCTCGCGCTCGCCCTGACGAGCAACCTGGTGTGGCAAGCGGGGCGCGGGTTCGAGGGCGCGGCGACCCTGGACGCCGCGCTCGCGGGGGGCGCCTCCTCACCCCGCGCCCACCTCGCGCTCACCGGCGAGGGGGCGCTCACCCTGGAGGGCGCCCTTGAACTCGGCGCCGCGCGCGCCCTCGTGAGCGCCGCCCTCGCCGCCGAACCGTGGCGCAACCGGGCGCTCGTCGGGCGGCTCGAGCTCACCGCCCCGTTGCACGACCTCGTACCCGCCTGGCCGGGCGAGCCGGCGACGCTCGCGGGGACGCTCGCGCTCTCGGGGACCCTGGACGACCCGCAGCTCGCGGGGCCGCTGTCGCTCACGGGGGCGCTAAGCGCGGCGGGCTCCCTGGAGGCGGACCTCGGGGGCGGGCGCCTCCAGCTCCTGGGGCCGGGGCTCAGCGTCGCGGCGTCCGCCACGCGCTCAAACTACAACCTCACGCTGAGCGCGGACGCGCTCGACCTCGCGGCGGCGCTGCCGCTTGAAGCGGCGTCGCTGAGCGGCGCCCTGCGGGTGGCGGGGCGCTTCGGCGAGGCGCCGCGCGCGCACCTGACTGATCTGCGGCTCGTGAGCGGCGACAGCCAGCTCTCGGGGCGGGCGCGCTGGGACGGGCCGCGCGGCGCGTCGGCGGCGCTCGAGCTAGACGCTCGTTTAAGCGACCTCGACCCGGCCTGGCGGGGGCGCCTCGCCGGCCCGCTGCGCTTGGAGGCGTCGGGGGCCGCGGACGGCGCGCTCGCAGCGGCGCTTGAACTCACCGGCGCCGGCCCCGCGACCGGCGCCTGGACCCTCGGCGGGGCGCTTGAACTCACCGGCACCCTCGCCGACCCGGCGCTGCAGCTCGAGCTGACGGGCGCCGGCGAGGCGACGGGCAGCGTCTCGCTCACCGCGGCGCCGCAGCGCGGCCGCTTCGCGCTCACCAGCGACCTCGGCCTGGGGGCGCTGCAGACCGACCTGAGCGTCGTAGCGACGCCCGCTCTCACGGCGCAGGGGACGGCCCGCGTGGGCGACTTCGGCGTGCGCCTCCACGAGGTGGCGGGGGAGCTCGTGCTGGTCGGCGAAGACCGGCTCGCGGGTTGGCGCGCGGCGCTCGAGCCCCGGACCACCGCCCTCAGCCTCCGGGGGCCCCTGGAGGCCCTCACCCCCACCGTGAGCGGCGACCTCGAGCTCACGGGGACGCTTTTCGGGGCCGAAGCGCGCGGCCGCGTGCGCGACGTGCGGGCGCCGGGGCTCGAGCTCGGCGACCTCGAGCTCGCGCTCGCGGGCACGCAGCTGCGCCTGTTCGGCGCGCCCCTCGAGGCCGCCGCGACGCTCTCGGGGGCGCTCCCCTGGCGGCTCGAGCGGCTCGAGCTGCCGCTCGGCGACCTCACGCTGCGCGCCACGGGTGCCGGCGACCGGCGGGCGGGGGCGCTAGAGGGGGTGCTCGCGCTGGGCCAGGGCGGCGCGCCCGAGCTCCCGCTGAGCGCCGTTTACGGCGAGGACGGCTTCGGGCTCCGCGCGCGCGGCGACCTCCCGGGGGGGACGCTGAGCGCCCGCGCGCAGACCGACGGGACCGCGTGGGAGGGCGCCGTCACCCTCACCGGCGGCCCCGTCGAGGTCGCGGGCGCGCTCTCGGGGCCGCTCGGGGCGCCGCGCCTCGCCGGCCGCGCCACCCCCGCCGCGGGGGCGCCCTTCGCCCTCGCGGGCACCTTCGACGTGAGCCCGCAGGGGGCGGCGCTAGAGGCCGAGCTGAGCGCCGCCCCCCTGGAGGCGCCCCTGACGCTCACCGGTAGCGGCTTCCCGCTCGACCTCCGCCTCGGGACGCCGGCGCGTCCCGAGGAAGCGCTGCAGGTGACGCTGCAGGGCGGCGCGCTGCAGGCGCAGGGGTCGCTGCGCTTGGGGGTCGGCCCCGCCGAGGTGCGCCTGGGCGCGCGCGAGGAGGGTCTGGCGCTCACCGTCGCCGCCCCCGCGGCGCCCGGCCTGGCCCTGACGAGCACCCTACCGCGCGAGCTGAGCGCCTGGGGCGCGCTCGGTAGCGGCGTGCGCTTTGTGGGCGCCGAGAGCACCGAGGGGAGCCTCCTGCTGCGGCCGGCCGAGCGGGAGGCCGAAGCGCAGGGCTTGCGCTGGACGGCCCCTGCGGGCGCGCTCGAGCTCACCGGCGCGCTCGCGCTCGAGAACGGCGGCCCCGTCGGCGAGCTCAGCGGGCGCTTTGTGGGCCTAAGCGGGGCGCCGCTGCCGTGGCTGGCGGCGCTCGAGCTGCCCTTTAAGCTCACCCTCGACGGGGACGCCGCGGCGCTCGTCAGCACCGGCCCCGCGGGCACCCTCGCCGCCGAGGGCGACCTGGGGGCGGGGGAGGTGACGCTCCGCAGCGACCTCGCCCTCGGCGAGGGGCGCTTAGGCGCCGAGCTGCGCTACGCGCGCGCGCGCGGCCCCGAGGGCACCCTCGAGGTCGCCGCGCTGCCGGTCGCTCGTGCCGGCGACGAAACGGTGCTCCTAAGCGGCGCGGCCGAGCTCAACCCGAGCGGCGCCGCGGGCGAGCTCACCCTCGCCTTCGCGGGCGGGCGCTTGGGCGCGAGCGGCGCGCTCGGTTGGGCGCGCGCGCTCCCCGCGGGGCTCACCCGCGCGCTGCTGCCAGAGGCGGACGACGTCCTCGACGCCTCGCTGCGCCTCGAGCGCTTTCAGCTCGCCGCCGTCCCCTGGGTGGCGCGGCGCCTGCCCTACCTCGAGGCGCCCGTCAGCGGGGTCGCGCAGCTCCGGCCGGGCCAGGTCGTCGGCCAGCTCACGGCCCCCGACCTGCGCGCCGGCGCCACCCCGCTCCCCATGACGGCTGAGTTCAACGGTTCGTTCTCGCGCCTCGCGCTGCGCGCCGAGCTCGCCGGCAGCCGTTTGAATGCCACCTACGACGCCCGCGGCGGGGGGCGGGGGGTCGTCGCGGGGCTCGCCACGCTCGAGGGTTTCCCCTTGGGCGCCCTTGCCGAGGCCGCGCTGGGTGAGGCGCAGGTCGTGGCCGCGGCCACCGGCGCGGCCCGCTTCGAGGTGCCGCTCGACGACCCGGCCGCTAGCTACGTCCGGGTCGCGAGCGAGCGCCTCACCCTGCGGCGCGCCGAGAGCGGCGTCGCCGCCCCCGCGAGCACGAGCGCGCCCGCGATTGCGCTCACGGGCCCTGCGCCCCGCGGCCCCGTCACCGAAGGGGACGTCGCGCTGCGCTTCGAGGGGGGCGCGCTGTTCGTCGAACGCGCGGAGTTTCGCGGCGACGGCTTCTGGCGCGCCCAGGGCCAGCTCACCCCGGAGGCGCTCGACTTTACCCTCGAGGCCGAAGCGGCCGACTTCACCCCGATCTTGAGCCTCTTCCCGCAGCTCGCCGCGTTCGACGTCGGCGCGCGCGGGTCGCTCGACCTGCGCGCCGCCGGGAGCCCGTCGGCGCCCGACATCACGCTCCTTAGCCCCGCGTTGGAGCTGAACCTAGCGGGCTCGAGCTACCGCGCGCTCAACACCGCCGCCACGCTCTCGGGGGGCGCGCTGGGTCTGCGCGCCGACCTCATCGGCGTCTCCCCCATCGGGGGGGCGCTCGTCGTCCAGGGGAGCGGTCAGGTGAGCTTAAGCCCCTTCGTCGCCTCCAACGTGGCGCTGCGCTTTGCCGGCAGCGCCGCGATCCCCACCGTCGGGACCGTGAGCGAGGTTCGCGGACGCCTCTTCCCGCAGGCGGGGCTGCGCGACTGGCAGCTCGAGGCGCAAGGGGTGCTCGGCAACCCCTTTACCGTGACGGGGTCGCTCACCCCGCTCGACCTCACGCTCCAGGGCCAAGGGCTCGACGTGCGCGCCGAGCGGCTCTTTTTGGCGCGCAGCGACACCGACCTCAACCTCAACCTCCGCGCCGAGGGGGGCGCGTTCGTCGTCTCGGGGAGCGCGTTTGCCCGCGAAGCGCAGCTCTCGCTGGCCGCGCGCGGCGGCGCACCGGACGCTGGCCCCACCGCTGCGGACGACGAGACGGCGGGCGAGGAGGTCGGCGAGGCGGCGCGCGCCGCACCCCCCGACGCCGAAGTCCTCTCGGCGACCGGTACGGTGAGCCCGCTTACGACGAGCGGGGAGACGGACGCCTTGGCGCTGCGCTCTAGCCTCGCCACACCCGACCTAAACGGCGCGCAGCTCGAGCTCCCACGCGTAGCGCCAGACCTAACGGACCCCACCGTGCCGGACCCCGCCACGCCCCTAGGCGCGGGTCTCGAGGCGGGCCCGCGCACCCCCAACCCGGTGCTCCAACGGGTGCGCTTCGAGGGCCTTACCGTGCGCGCCCCCCGCGAGGTGCTCTTCGCCGAAGCGTTCGGCTCCGCCGAGCTGAGCGTCGACCTCACCGTCACGGGCACCGCCGCCCAACCGCGCTTGGCGGGCGAGGCGCGCGCCCTACGCGGGACGGTCCGCTTTTCGGGGCAAGACTTCGTGCTGACCCAGGGGCTCGCGCTCTTCGACCCCGCCCAGGGGGCCTTCCCGACGCTCGCGCTCGAAGCGCAGGCCAGCTTCGACAAAAACCGGGCGCTCGGGGTGCAGACGAGCGCCGAGTTCGTCGCCCCCCCCGGCCCGACCTTCGAGGTGACGCTCGCGGTCACGGGCGGCTTCGAGGAGAACCTCGCGGGGCGCACCGTGTTGGAGCTCGAGCCCACCCTGACGAGCAACGCCCAGCTCCAGGAGGGCGCTGCCGCCCCCCGCGCGCTCACCGAGACCGAGCTCGTCTCGCTGCTGACGCTCGGACGCCTGCAGCTCGGCACCACCCTCACGGGCGCCGGCGGCGTCGCGGGGTCGGTCGCCGAGACGGCGCTCGACACCGCCGTCGACCTGCTCGTCCTCTCGGAGCTCCAGAGCGCTCTCGGCGAAGCGATCGGCGTCGACCTCTTCGAGATCCGCACGACCTCGCTCTCGACGCTTCTAGACGGCCAGCTCGCCGACCCCTTCGGCGTCTCCGTGCGCGTCGGCGGCTACCTAGGCGACAACCTCTTCGCCAGCCTCTTGGTCGGCAGCGCGAACGACCCGACGCAGGCCTACGCCCTCTCCAACGAGTTTTCGGTCCGCTACGTGCTCGACCCCCTGGAGCTCAACCTCTCGGGCGGGGTCAACCTGCTCGGGCGCACCAACCTCACGGCGGTGACCGACTTCAACCTGTCGCTGGCCTACAACCTCAGCCCGCTCGTGAGCCTAGACGCGGCGCTCGAGACCTCGACGCAAACGAGCCGCACGCGGGTCGGGTTCGGGGTGAGCTTTACGTGGTAG
- a CDS encoding acylphosphatase, whose product MKQRHESGTPERLRLSALVSGSVQGVGYRAFVRRLALDAGLCGYAENLDDGRVEVVAEGERGELEALLHQLRRGPAHAEVRAVDVTWGEASGLEGFHTF is encoded by the coding sequence ATGAAGCAGCGGCATGAGAGTGGGACCCCCGAGCGCCTGCGGCTCAGCGCCCTCGTCTCGGGGAGCGTGCAGGGGGTCGGTTATCGCGCCTTCGTCCGCCGCCTGGCGCTCGACGCCGGGCTCTGCGGCTACGCTGAGAACCTAGACGACGGGCGGGTCGAGGTGGTCGCGGAGGGGGAGCGGGGTGAGCTCGAGGCGCTCTTGCACCAGCTTAGGCGCGGTCCGGCACACGCCGAGGTGCGCGCCGTCGACGTGACCTGGGGGGAGGCGAGCGGGCTTGAAGGCTTTCACACCTTCTGA
- a CDS encoding SDR family oxidoreductase: MASASPLAGKRAVVTGASSGIGRAVALELARQGVTLHLLGRREGALAEVVRQVQGWGGAARAYPVDLTDERALREVGAELGEGGLDVLVHSAGTVSLGPVLEASVADFDRQYALNVRAPFLLTQLLLPSLKRARGQVAFLNSGSGLVARASWSQYAATKHALKALADALREEVKADGVRVVSVYPGRTASPMQARVHELEGRAYDPARFVQPESVAAMILAALALPPTAEVTDLSVRPGPG, encoded by the coding sequence GTGGCTAGCGCCTCGCCCCTAGCGGGCAAGCGCGCCGTGGTCACGGGGGCAAGTAGCGGCATCGGGCGGGCGGTGGCGCTCGAGCTCGCCCGCCAGGGGGTGACGCTGCACCTGTTGGGCCGCCGCGAGGGGGCGCTCGCCGAGGTGGTGCGGCAGGTGCAGGGCTGGGGGGGTGCGGCGCGCGCTTACCCCGTCGACCTCACCGACGAAAGGGCGCTCCGCGAGGTCGGCGCGGAGCTAGGGGAGGGCGGCTTGGACGTGCTCGTGCACAGCGCCGGTACGGTCTCGCTCGGCCCGGTGCTAGAGGCGAGCGTGGCGGACTTCGACCGACAGTACGCCCTCAACGTGCGCGCGCCCTTTTTGCTGACCCAGCTCCTCTTGCCGAGCCTTAAGCGGGCGCGCGGCCAGGTGGCCTTTCTCAACTCGGGCTCCGGGCTCGTGGCGCGCGCCTCGTGGAGCCAGTACGCCGCCACCAAGCACGCGCTTAAGGCCCTCGCCGACGCCCTGCGCGAGGAGGTCAAAGCCGACGGGGTGCGGGTGGTGAGCGTCTACCCGGGGCGCACCGCGAGCCCCATGCAGGCGCGGGTCCACGAGCTCGAGGGCCGCGCCTACGACCCCGCGCGCTTCGTGCAACCCGAGTCGGTCGCCGCGATGATCCTCGCGGCGCTCGCCCTGCCGCCCACGGCCGAGGTGACCGACCTCTCCGTGCGGCCAGGGCCCGGTTAG